The genomic interval CCAGCGGACACATGGGTTTCTGGTTCCTACTTAAGCAGTAATGTTTGCATCTGCATCTCGGGGCTCTCTGAAGTCATTCTGTGCCTCACTGAGTGTTCTCTTCTCTGCAGACATGGGTGTGGTGAGCCGGAACTGCACGGAGTATGGCTGGTCGGAGCCCTTCCCTCATTATTTCGATGCTTGTGGCTTTGACGACTATGACACTGAGACTGGGGACCAGGTGAGTGTCTGTGCCCTGTTCCCCAGAAGTGGTGGGACAGCGGAGAAGACAGGTCTCTAGATGACATTCATGGTCACCTACTGTGTATCCAAGCTAGCTGCTGTGGCGAGAAGCAGCTGTCATGCTGCCTTATCCTCCAGCCCCTACTTCCTGTCCCTTCTGGGGACACTGTCTTGCCGAGGATTCAGAACCTGAGGAGTTAATTCTGGGCCCCACATGGGGGCTCCCCCTCCTACCACCCACATCTAACTAAAGGATGCTGTCTCTACGGACTGGTTAGTGCTCTTCCTTTGAGcagatgctggggatggaacccagggcctggtgcatgctgggTAAGGGCTCCATCTCTgcaccacacccccagccacatCTGCAGAAGGTAACCCTGCAGAGCGGAACAAGCAGCTTAGCTGGGAGTAGGGGAGTGGAGGTAAGATCGCTaggaggagacagggagaagCTAGGCCCAGAGGGTGCAggtctgggggtggggctgggagggcctgccCCATGTGGATCCCTGCATATCCTGTGTCCTGCTCTAGGATTATTACTACCTGTCGGTGAAGGCCCTCTACACTGTTGGCTACAGCACCTCCCTCGTCACGCTCACCACTGCCATGGTCATCCTGTGTCGCTTCCGGTGAGACTCCAGTGACACTGGAGCCCACACAACCTACCTCTGCGGAGAGTAGTGCCTCCCGTCCCCTCCTTGTGGATGTCAGCCCTCACCCCTGGGGTAGCAGATGGGAAACCTGACCCCAGAGAGGGCAGCCTACTTGATCAGGGCCACACAGCCAGGCAGAAGCTGGGCAAGAGACCTGCATTGCTCACTTTCATCTTCCTAGTGTAGATAGAGAGGcctgaggagggagaaggggcacAGGTGACAGGGGCCTGGAAACCAGGATCAGAGAGGTGGGTAGAAGCAAGTAGACTCGGTGGCAGACCCCACTGAGACAATGGCAAGAGCAGGTCCAGGGCAGAGCCCAGGGTGGAGGGTGTGAGTGCTTTGGGGTTACTTGCTTGGGGTcaagtcctcctcctcctcccctggcccGCTCCTGCAGGAAGCTGCACTGCACCCGAAACTTCATCCACATGAACCTGTTTGTGTCCTTCATGCTGAGGGCGATTTCTGTCTTCATCAAAGACTGGATCCTCTACGCCGAGCAGGACAGCAACCACTGCTTCATCTCCACCGTGAGTGAGCTCAGAGGACCCCAGGCCGCTGCTGCCAGGAAGTCCCCCTCCCTGCACCACCGTCTGGGACTTGTTTCTCAGCCTGAGCCCCTCGAGTGTGTTCCTGGAATGAAGGCGTTGTCCCCCATTCACATGGAAGCCCAGGAATCAACATGTCCCAAGGGTCACTTCTAGACAAATTGTCTTCAGTCCCTCAGAGTACTTGAGGAAGGTCAGCCAACTCTGGAGGCCACTGAGGCTCCCAGAGGGCTGGTGTGGGCCCTGGTCACTTAACCAGCTGAGCCAGAGCCCACGTGCTGGATGGCTAGGGGTCTTTCCATGTGTCTCCTCATGCCCCCGGTATTTGGGGGAGGCGCCAGGTGGGAAGAATGGTCTGGAGTCCAGCCCTTGACTGAGAGGGCTCACTTGAAGGTTTTCAGTGAGAAGGGATCTCTGGGGCCCGGGTGAGCATTCCCTCCATCTGGGAGGGATCCAGGTCCCTGTTTCACCAGGAGCTCCCTGTGGGGGACCTCTGGCTTCTCCCTGCTCATCTTCCTTGTGGGAGCTGAAGGGGGGGTAGGTGGGCCTGGTGGGCTCCACCCCTGTGTACCTGTCCCTCTCCTGCCAGCGCAGGCCTTTTGGACTGAGACCCATAGGATGCTGCAGATCTCAGCGCCACAGTTCGGGAGTGTTGACTGTCCCGGATCCTGGGCGTGTTTGGGCCCCACCCAGCATCACTAGAGCTGAAGGTCCTCAGGACTCCCCTGGGCTTTAGGGGTTCTCCTGGGGTCAGGAGAGGGAGTACGACGTTCCTTGCCTGGTGGCTGTCCCTGTAGGTGGCATGCAAGGCTGTCATGGTTTTCTTCCACTACTGTGTGGTGTCCAACTACTTCTGGCTGTTCATCGAGGGCCTGTACCTCTTCACGCTGCTGGTGGAGACCTTCTTTCCCGAGAGGAGATACTTCTACTGGTACACCATCATTGGCTGGGGTAGGTCCCTGGCCGGGCCTGGACGCACTCGGGCCTCCTAGTCGCGTGTGACCTTGGTACTGCCCCAGGCAGACGCTGACTGCTCGTTCTTGGACCCTGCCTTTCTCTTCCTGCCTGTGGGAGAAGTACTGCCCAGGAGTCCTCCTGAGAGACAAGGTGGTCTGAGATCTGGGGCAGATGTTGACCTCCCAGGAAGCCTGGGTGTGAGGGACAGTAAGAGTCCCCAGGAACTCCAAGTGTGAGGGGCATGGTGGCCTCTGGGAGCCCCAAGTCTGAGAGAACAGTGGACACTCTGGTTTTCCTGCGATTAGGggccttttttcttgttttcctaggGACCCCAACTGTGTGTGTGACCGTGTGGGCTACACTGAGGGTCTACTTCGATAACACAGGGTGAGTACACACCCAAGAGTCAGGGCCAGAGCAGAATAGATTCCTACAGATGGGTTCTCAGTGGCTGTCGACTTTCCCAGCAAACCATCCAACATTGGGACCAGACTGAAGCCCAGTGCCAGGGGCCACCTGAGCACAGACCCCCATGCAGGTCAGCTACATCTCATCCAGCAGCCCAGGAAGAGAATAGGAAAGGTTTCTGAACCCTCTTTGCTCTGGGCCCAGCTCTGGGCCCTCCCTTTGGGGAGGGTAGGAAGATGGTGATGGTGAGCTTATGCCTCAAGAGTTCTGGGTCTGAAAGGGACACAGGGACCTTTCCCAGGAGCCCACTGGTGACCATAACTCTTTGACCCCAAATCCTGTCTTGACAGGGATGCAGAGGGAAAGAGCAAGGCTCAAAAGAAGGGCATTCCTATAACCAGGGTCTGGCTTCTGCAACTTCTCCTTCTAGCTGACCCCTCTTCAGGAGCTCCAGGGGAAGAAAGGGCCAGACCCTCAGCTAGCCAGGGCAGTGTCCTGTAGGCATCTGGGCTCATCCCTGGATGtgatttctcttctctctgtctgTCCATCTTTCAGCTGCTGGGATATGAATGACAGCACAGCTCTGTGGTGGGTGATCAAAGGCCCTGTGGTTGGCTCGATAATGGTGAGTGTCCTTGggacaaagaggaagagaagagacgGGGCCTGGGCGGAATGGCACATGAACAAGAAGGGGACATGAAAGAGTCACTGAACAAACTGGCCTTCTTCTTTGTTGTGACTGCATTATATTCCATAGCACAGACACACAAATAATTTAGCTGTCCCCTAGGGGTGGGCATGTATCTTACTACGTTTTCTTCATTATGAAAGGTGCTACTAGAATAGTTTTGtgcataattttaaacatttgcaaatatttctttagaataCATCTctaaacatgggaggaataggtcAAAAAGGGTATACATCTAAAATTTTTAGGTCCCAAATTGTTTTGCAAAATTCCTTTAGCAATTCACacttcctctggaagggtagTGCATTTCCCCAATATCAATCATctaaatttttacatattcttatgGAGGATAATAGTAATCTCACAAACATTTCTCCATATTGTTAGCTAATTGACCAGTTTTTCTGAacatttaatcatatttttttttcaattctgaatATTCCCATCTATCTCTTTTGCCTAGTTTTCTATCAGATTATATTTATTATGGAGAAGGATAATAACCCTTCATTTGTTATATGTGTTGTGTTTCTAAGACAGCATAGCTGTTCTGCAGTGGAATCCTCCGGCTTTATAAATTCTGAGCCCTACTTCTTGTTTATAGAGTTCTTTCCTAACCTAAGTTATAAAAATACGCCTCTTCCTTGTTTCGTAATACTTTTGTGAATTGTACTGTTATGTATACACCTTTAATCCagctgaaatttaattttttgtctgGCCTGAAATggtatttaattttatctttctaatGGATGTACATTCCACATTCTCAATTCTTTTTATTGCATCCTTTTTATTGAAATGTTATTTTTGGATCCAGACTTTCACTTTTATGCTGCTAATCTATTTGTCTATTCCCTAGGCAGATTCCCCATTTTCCTAGTTACTGAGACCTTGTAGCATGCTTTGTAGCAGATTTCtcctcttattttgtttttcttcaaaaattcctTGCCCATTTACTCTTCAGGTGGACTTTTGAATATCCTTGTCAAGCTgcaaaattgtaaaataaaaaaaaagtatgtttgaGATCGTGTTGGAATCACACTGAATTTATAGGCTAATTTGGAGAACTGGTTTGCTTAAATGGTGGAGTCTTTCTCTCCAAGAGTGTGACATGATTCTCCACCTATTCGGTCCTAGTTACAGAGTTATTTTGGTAaacttttttagatttctttcttgttgttaTGTTCACCTCTAAGGTGTTTCCCAGTTTGGCCTTTTATTGAATCTAggaatcattctttctttctactttctgATGGGTTACTGGTGGAGTGTAGGGAAGCTCTTgtcttttgtgcatttttttaagttacatttaTGAACTCTTTTATTAGTTCTTGTCCCTTTTCTGTTGGTTCACGTGGGTTTTCTAGGTAGAAATTACATGATctgcaaatgaaaaatgtttttatcctTCTTTTTCAGTATCGTGTCCCTTTTATTCCTGGTTTCTGTACAGGGTGATGTTTTCTCTAACTTTTGGCAATTACCCTGCACGGAACTGGAGAagtttctcttcctggcttgttTTAGTATGAATTCTTAATATCTCAAGCATGGAtattggattttatcaaatgcaTTTTGGAGATATTGAAGTGATCATACCCATAGTGATGAACATTGAGAGTATTCCAATCTAACTTCATTTTGAACAAGGAATATATATTTGTGCCTTTATTTGAACATATGTGAATATTTCTTTAGAGTAAATCTCTAGGAGTGGAATTCCTGGGACAAAGATATGTGCATTGTACATTTTCATAGATAGCAAAAATTGCCCTCTATGAGCAAGGTATCATTTCTGGTATTTCCCCTACCTTTGCTGATGTTTCTGTGACCAACTCATTCACCAGTCTTTAGGGATTTAATGGCAGCTTATTGCAATCTGTTGTCGTAACAAATATTAggtttatttttgcatttctagtTTGAAACCTTTGTGGTCATGATCTGTTTGTTCGTTGAATACACTGCTAAATtctctttattaatatttgttttaactttttgccTTGCTCTCTGTAAATTCTGTGGTCTTCTATGTCTATGTGCCTGTGAAAGTGTTTTCTGTATTCGCCTGGCTTTTGTAGCAGGATTTTGTTAACTTCTTGGGTAATCTATGaggttttatttgctttaaaacaaTAAAGTAGCATGTCAATTACATGTTCCTTAGAAGTTCATAAAAATCATTTGGGCCTAACGTCTTTGAATGCAGACACCTtgactactttttaaatttcttctgagATGATTACTCAGATTTCTCTACCTCTTCTTGAGTtgtgtttgttaatttttattttcccaatttgCTTGGTATTCtctcacaatttaaaatattctgccCATCTTGTCTTGTCCTCTTTCTCACGCCTAAATTGGTCTAACTGTAGTTTCTCCTTTTGGATTGATGAACACATGCAGTTAGAGGTATTTGCTGAGCTAATTCCAGGCACTGATTAGACAGCAGGCATGGAGCAGAGAACAAGGTGGACAGAGTGTGGTGTGTGCTTCGTCATTCCAGTTGatctataaaaacaaagaagacaaaaacaaaaataaattgtcaTTTTTGTCGATCCaatctcctattttttttctattttctttcttatgtctTTTGCCCATATGAAATTCCTTCTTCTATAAGTTCCATTTGAGGTAAtcttttcttagcttttttttGATTTGAAGGCCTAATTAGTTTTCagtaattatgattttttttttttaaatagactaaCTTGAGGCtctctgttttttcttccaaGGCTGCTTTGGCTATCTCCAAGACATCCCTGAACagtcctcatttatttatttgctctccttcctcctcctttctcacaTACACACAGCTTCCCACTTTGTTTAGAAAGCATCTGTCAAAGATCTTTATCTGATGGCAAATACTGCTATTGCTGTTCCCAGGCAGTCCTGAAATTAGCAAGGCTTATGGCCACACAGATTCCCCATATTCCATGAAGCTCATCTTGGAGTTTTTCCAGAGAAGAGCTCTCACCTCTGCAGTTGACTCTTTTCTCTTAAGTTGTAGCTTTCCCACCAGCCTGGtcctactttctttttctcttctagaCATGGCTCACCTTCCCCACTTACTCATGACACCCTTCCCTATTTTCCGGAACTCCTGTGGAATTCTGTTTCTCGTATCTCTTCTTTCATTGCAGTGATACTGTGGTGCGTAGGAGCTACATTAGCGCTCTCCTACCGCCATCTTGGATTAGAAGTCTAGAGGGGATCTCGACTAGCTGGGGAAGGTACCCGTGGGGAAGAGGAGCCTGTATAGGGGCAGGAGTGCACAAAGTCTTGGCCCAGAGTCATGTCTGTCTGCCTTTTCTTTGGCCCTCAGGTTAACTTTGTGCTCTTCATTGGCATCATCGTCATCCTTGTGCAGAAGCTGCAATCTCCAGACATGGGAGGCAACGAGTCCAGCATCTACTTGTAAGTACCACCATGTGGATGCCACGGCCATTTGCAACAGCCACACAGGCCCGGCGCTCAGGTCACCAGCAGGAGAAGGCTTGGGCTTGGCTGATAGGGTTATATCATAATGGGCATTGGCAAAATTTCTTCCTGAATGAAACATAGCCTTTAAAACATAGTTGCCCTCCCTCCTGGGCTTCAGCCAACCCAGGAGCTCCTAATTTCCATGCCATTAcacataaggggaaaaaaaaagagagagtgacagagcCTATGTGACACTAGAAAAATCAAAGTGGAGAACACCAGATCCCCTAAGGTAGTTCAGGACCTGGTTGTTCAGAAGC from Urocitellus parryii isolate mUroPar1 chromosome 3, mUroPar1.hap1, whole genome shotgun sequence carries:
- the Adcyap1r1 gene encoding pituitary adenylate cyclase-activating polypeptide type I receptor isoform X3 codes for the protein MASVLQVPLAALLLLPVATAMHSDCIFKKEQALCLEKIQRANDLLGFNDSSPGCPGMWDNITCWKPAHVGEMVLVSCPEVFRIFNPDQDMGVVSRNCTEYGWSEPFPHYFDACGFDDYDTETGDQDYYYLSVKALYTVGYSTSLVTLTTAMVILCRFRKLHCTRNFIHMNLFVSFMLRAISVFIKDWILYAEQDSNHCFISTVACKAVMVFFHYCVVSNYFWLFIEGLYLFTLLVETFFPERRYFYWYTIIGWGTPTVCVTVWATLRVYFDNTGCWDMNDSTALWWVIKGPVVGSIMVNFVLFIGIIVILVQKLQSPDMGGNESSIYLRLARSTLLLIPLFGIHYTVFAFSPENVSKRERLVFELGLGSFQGFVVAVLYCFLNGEVQAEIKRKWRSWKVNRYFTVDFKHRHPSLASSGVNGGTQLSILSKSSSQLRMSSLPADNLAT